A window of Acinetobacter sp. TR3 contains these coding sequences:
- a CDS encoding DUF2147 domain-containing protein, whose product MLNQMFLKGIMGVSIAFLSMTAFSASIEGYWKSIEERTGEQLSIVEIRKGSDGRFHGKIVYRYPNARGFSLANCTKCAAPNTNKPILGLEILSGFREDPDKPDSYIDGRVLEATSGKVYKGKAVVTGEGKRLRMRGYMGVSALGRTVVWLRTDSANP is encoded by the coding sequence ATGCTAAATCAAATGTTTCTGAAAGGAATCATGGGAGTTTCTATTGCTTTTTTAAGCATGACTGCTTTTTCAGCTTCGATTGAAGGTTATTGGAAAAGTATTGAAGAACGTACAGGTGAGCAACTTTCGATTGTTGAAATCCGTAAAGGATCAGATGGTCGCTTTCATGGGAAAATTGTTTATCGTTATCCTAATGCTCGTGGTTTTTCCCTTGCGAACTGTACCAAGTGCGCAGCTCCAAATACCAATAAGCCAATTCTTGGCTTAGAAATTTTATCAGGTTTTAGAGAAGATCCAGATAAGCCAGATTCATATATTGATGGTCGAGTATTAGAAGCAACAAGTGGTAAAGTTTATAAAGGTAAAGCGGTCGTAACGGGTGAAGGTAAACGTTTACGTATGCGCGGTTATATGGGCGTTTCTGCCTTAGGTCGTACAGTCGTCTGGTTACGAACAGATAGTGCAAATCCTTAA
- a CDS encoding DUF2147 domain-containing protein codes for MALVITSVGSYASSIEGYWKSIDDRTGEQLSIVEIRKGTDGYYHGKIVYRYPNAHGIKLANCVKCPEPYTNHPILGLEILSKLKDNPDNPDAYIDGRIMEPTSGRIYKGKALVTSDGKRLRMRGYMGISALGRTVVWLRTDRASP; via the coding sequence ATGGCATTGGTTATTACAAGTGTTGGTAGTTATGCAAGTTCAATCGAGGGTTACTGGAAAAGTATAGATGATCGTACGGGGGAGCAGCTTTCAATTGTCGAAATTAGAAAAGGCACTGACGGTTATTATCATGGCAAGATTGTCTATCGTTACCCTAATGCACACGGTATTAAGTTAGCCAATTGTGTTAAATGCCCTGAGCCATATACTAATCATCCAATCCTTGGCTTAGAAATCTTATCAAAGCTTAAAGATAACCCTGATAATCCAGATGCGTATATTGATGGTAGAATAATGGAACCAACCAGTGGCCGGATCTACAAGGGTAAGGCACTTGTAACGAGTGATGGAAAACGTTTACGTATGCGTGGTTATATGGGAATTTCAGCATTAGGTCGAACAGTGGTCTGGTTGAGAACAGATCGTGCAAGCCCTTAA
- a CDS encoding DUF2147 domain-containing protein, with amino-acid sequence MQKHSLMKGIVGISFALFATANFAMTPEGFWKSIDDRTGEQLSIVEIKKKPDNTYTGTIVYRYPVPGGGTVLTNCVKCPEPFKNKPILGLQIASGLREDPKNPNHFIDGKILEPKTGNLYKGKAQLSADGKRLRMRGYMGISALGRTQVWIRTDSANP; translated from the coding sequence ATGCAAAAACATTCACTCATGAAAGGAATCGTGGGAATTTCATTTGCCCTATTCGCAACTGCTAATTTCGCGATGACACCTGAAGGCTTTTGGAAAAGTATTGATGACCGTACGGGTGAACAGCTTTCAATCGTAGAAATTAAAAAGAAACCTGATAATACTTATACTGGCACAATCGTATATCGTTACCCAGTACCGGGTGGTGGCACGGTATTAACCAATTGTGTGAAATGCCCTGAGCCTTTCAAAAACAAACCTATTTTAGGACTTCAGATCGCATCAGGTTTGCGAGAAGATCCTAAAAATCCAAACCATTTTATTGACGGAAAAATACTCGAACCTAAAACGGGCAATCTTTATAAAGGCAAAGCTCAGTTAAGTGCTGATGGTAAACGTTTACGTATGCGTGGATATATGGGGATTTCTGCTTTAGGTCGTACCCAAGTTTGGATTAGGACTGACAGTGCCAATCCTTAA
- a CDS encoding DUF2147 domain-containing protein has protein sequence MNNQILLKCSIALIACFTSILSYASSIEGYWRSIDDRTGEQLTIIEIRKAPDNTYRGKIVYIYPNAHGVVVTHCVNCPPPYTGKARLGLEVLTGLIEDPKRPNNFINGLIVESKTGKVYKGKARLNADGKHLNMRGYVGISALGRTAVWIRTDNANP, from the coding sequence ATGAATAATCAAATATTGTTGAAATGCTCTATTGCATTAATTGCTTGTTTTACAAGTATTCTCTCATATGCAAGTTCAATTGAAGGCTATTGGCGCAGTATTGATGATCGGACAGGCGAACAACTGACCATCATTGAAATCAGGAAAGCACCAGATAATACCTATCGAGGAAAGATTGTTTATATCTATCCAAATGCACATGGTGTTGTTGTTACACATTGCGTAAATTGTCCACCGCCTTACACAGGAAAAGCACGTTTAGGCTTGGAAGTGTTGACAGGTTTAATTGAAGACCCTAAACGACCAAATAATTTTATTAATGGACTTATTGTCGAGAGCAAAACAGGAAAAGTATATAAAGGCAAGGCACGATTAAATGCAGATGGTAAGCATTTAAATATGCGCGGTTATGTCGGAATTTCAGCTTTAGGGCGTACCGCAGTATGGATACGCACAGATAATGCAAACCCTTAG
- the thiM gene encoding hydroxyethylthiazole kinase: MSQKQQLIEQVIEAWQALQQQAPLVQCITNSVANNYVANILLAAGASPAMIDNPFEAADFTKICAALSINIGTPTTEQTQAMLISAKTAQQQQRPWVLDPVGYGAILKWRSETVDQLLKFQPTIIRGNASEISTLAGSQVQSKGVDSTLNSHDVYAQAKSLLQHTECVAISGESDYIISKQFDMVIKVNGGCHLQPKITATGCALGALTAAYHAVTNSTIAALASHIHFAIAGKLAYEHAQTVGSFNVAFLDYIHMLDDNLIQQYVDIEIL; the protein is encoded by the coding sequence ATGTCACAAAAACAACAACTCATTGAGCAAGTGATTGAAGCTTGGCAAGCTCTTCAGCAACAAGCCCCATTGGTACAATGTATTACCAATAGTGTCGCCAATAATTACGTCGCAAATATCTTACTTGCAGCTGGTGCATCGCCCGCAATGATCGACAATCCATTTGAAGCAGCAGATTTTACAAAAATTTGTGCAGCTTTAAGCATCAACATTGGTACACCTACGACTGAACAAACTCAAGCGATGCTGATTTCAGCCAAAACGGCACAACAGCAACAAAGACCATGGGTACTCGATCCTGTTGGCTATGGAGCAATCCTGAAATGGCGTAGTGAAACTGTTGATCAATTACTCAAGTTTCAACCTACCATTATCCGCGGCAATGCCTCTGAAATTAGTACTTTAGCGGGCAGTCAAGTTCAATCTAAAGGTGTTGATAGCACATTAAATAGCCATGATGTTTATGCTCAAGCAAAAAGCTTGTTACAGCATACTGAGTGTGTTGCGATTTCTGGTGAATCTGACTATATCATTTCCAAACAATTCGATATGGTAATCAAAGTAAATGGTGGTTGCCATTTACAGCCTAAAATTACTGCAACAGGATGCGCTCTAGGTGCATTAACCGCTGCTTATCATGCAGTAACGAATTCAACCATTGCGGCGCTTGCTTCACACATTCATTTTGCGATTGCAGGCAAACTGGCTTATGAACATGCACAAACAGTTGGAAGCTTTAATGTCGCTTTTTTAGATTACATACACATGCTCGATGACAATTTAATTCAGCAATATGTAGATATTGAAATTTTATAA
- a CDS encoding AraC family transcriptional regulator, which translates to MTLYDQKLQRVCEYIQQHLDDELDLNTLSQVASLSKFHFHRIFVANTGVNLMKFIQLCRLKRASFQLAFCTDTKIIDIALQSGFDSPEAFSRAFKRSFDQTPSAFREQPHWLSWHERFIFYLPPREIMMNVNIVERAEEKIAFISHHGAPKRVFETTAQFIQWRKETGLSPIAKSRTYGIPFSDPEQTLSDEFRFDIAGTITADIPENTYGVSTGTLPKGSYAVIRHLGSHDHIKDSIYYLYRDWLPQSAREVGDFPVFFHYHNFVHDVDECDLITDIYLLLK; encoded by the coding sequence ATGACGCTATATGATCAGAAGTTGCAACGTGTATGTGAGTACATTCAGCAACATCTAGATGATGAGCTAGATTTGAATACGTTGAGTCAAGTTGCATCACTATCTAAATTTCATTTTCATCGCATTTTTGTAGCGAATACAGGTGTGAATCTGATGAAGTTTATTCAGTTGTGTCGTTTAAAACGAGCCTCATTTCAACTTGCATTTTGTACAGACACCAAAATTATTGATATTGCTTTACAGTCTGGTTTTGATAGCCCTGAAGCATTTAGCCGCGCTTTTAAACGTTCATTTGATCAAACCCCAAGTGCTTTTAGAGAACAGCCCCATTGGCTATCTTGGCATGAAAGGTTTATTTTTTATTTACCTCCGAGAGAAATCATGATGAACGTTAATATTGTAGAAAGAGCAGAAGAGAAAATCGCATTTATTTCTCATCACGGTGCACCAAAACGTGTATTTGAAACGACAGCACAATTTATTCAGTGGCGCAAAGAAACGGGATTATCTCCTATAGCAAAAAGCCGCACCTACGGTATTCCATTTTCTGACCCTGAACAGACTTTAAGTGATGAATTCCGTTTTGATATTGCTGGAACAATCACGGCGGATATACCTGAAAATACATACGGTGTAAGCACAGGTACTCTTCCCAAAGGCAGCTATGCCGTTATTCGGCATTTGGGCAGTCACGATCATATTAAAGACAGTATTTACTATCTATATCGGGACTGGTTACCACAATCAGCACGTGAAGTAGGGGATTTTCCCGTCTTTTTTCACTACCACAACTTTGTTCATGATGTAGATGAATGCGATTTGATCACAGACATTTATTTATTACTGAAATAG
- a CDS encoding 5-carboxymethyl-2-hydroxymuconate Delta-isomerase: protein MPHMIVHYSANLTALDPLELLKDLNTVLLKTELFSVNDIKSRVFKDEVFLIGLEDHQEGYVHLKLYILSGRTQVQKQAAGEALLRLLEQKGYLKNEAEYSIQLCVEVIDMPKENYFKATI from the coding sequence ATGCCTCATATGATTGTTCACTATTCAGCAAATTTAACAGCGTTAGATCCGCTAGAATTGCTCAAAGACCTAAATACAGTGTTGCTTAAAACTGAGCTGTTTAGCGTAAATGATATTAAGTCTCGTGTTTTTAAAGATGAGGTATTTTTAATTGGGTTGGAGGATCATCAAGAAGGTTATGTTCATCTAAAACTTTATATTTTGAGTGGACGAACCCAAGTTCAGAAGCAAGCAGCAGGTGAGGCATTACTCCGATTGTTAGAACAAAAAGGTTATCTAAAAAATGAGGCTGAATATTCAATTCAATTATGTGTTGAAGTGATTGATATGCCAAAAGAGAATTATTTTAAGGCGACGATTTAA